In a genomic window of Dyadobacter fermentans DSM 18053:
- a CDS encoding MlaD family protein, translating to MKLSREAKVGIMAIFAIVMLYFGFHILKGSDVFSRTYKYHVIYDNIDGLTASNPVLLNGLNVGRVQEIKLLQNRGNQLLVTVDIQKGIVVPQGTGAVLADGGLLGGKVIHLAMGAGAPMKDGDTLLAKKESGISAVLQEKALPLVSHADSLIKNLDLVVGGFQETGLILNQVLKNYNQTGTSLQGLLTENRANLLAMTSNLNKLTASLVETEKELKPLLAKTGTLADSLNALRLGETVTSARKTIEELHTLLASVESGKGTAGKLVKDETLYNNLNRTMISMNKLLTNFREHPKRYINVSVFGKKDKGPAESPLDTATTIK from the coding sequence ATGAAATTATCAAGAGAAGCAAAAGTCGGAATTATGGCGATTTTCGCCATTGTGATGCTGTATTTCGGCTTTCATATCCTCAAAGGCTCCGACGTTTTTTCCAGAACTTACAAATACCACGTCATTTACGACAATATCGACGGGCTTACGGCCTCTAACCCCGTGTTGCTGAATGGCCTGAATGTAGGCCGCGTGCAGGAGATCAAACTGCTTCAGAACCGTGGCAACCAGCTGCTGGTAACTGTGGATATACAAAAAGGCATTGTGGTGCCCCAGGGCACAGGCGCTGTACTGGCCGACGGCGGTTTGCTGGGCGGTAAGGTAATCCACCTCGCCATGGGTGCCGGCGCTCCGATGAAGGACGGCGACACGCTTCTTGCCAAAAAAGAGTCGGGTATTTCCGCCGTGTTGCAGGAAAAGGCATTGCCTCTCGTTTCCCATGCCGATTCACTCATCAAAAACCTCGACCTCGTCGTAGGCGGGTTTCAGGAAACGGGATTGATCTTGAACCAGGTACTCAAAAACTACAACCAAACCGGCACCAGCCTGCAAGGCTTGCTCACTGAAAACCGTGCAAACCTGCTGGCCATGACGTCCAACCTGAATAAACTAACGGCATCACTCGTCGAAACGGAGAAAGAACTGAAACCATTGCTCGCCAAAACCGGCACGCTGGCCGATTCATTGAATGCATTGCGCCTGGGCGAAACAGTCACGAGCGCCCGCAAGACGATCGAAGAACTGCACACGTTGCTCGCCAGCGTTGAATCGGGCAAGGGCACGGCCGGCAAGCTCGTGAAGGACGAGACATTGTATAACAACCTGAACCGCACGATGATCAGCATGAACAAGCTGCTCACCAACTTCCGCGAGCATCCGAAACGGTACATCAATGTGTCTGTTTTTGGTAAAAAAGACAAAGGTCCGGCCGAGTCGCCGCTGGATACAGCAACTACCATTAAATAG